Within Primulina tabacum isolate GXHZ01 chromosome 5, ASM2559414v2, whole genome shotgun sequence, the genomic segment CAGCACCCTACCTCTCATTAAACTCTCGGCCAACTCCCTCAATCCAATCATAATGCAACACATGGTCCCAACTCCTAGACATTTCGGTCCTTCCTTCTTCCACCACCTGTCCAGCATTTAAATCTCACCATTAGGACCCTAATGACCCTTCTAAACTAAGCCAACCGATACTTAAGGCTGCTGCACCAGCCACGTGCAGAAGTCGACCGAAAGCTACCGTCTCCATCTCCATTCACGCTGTGCTTCCAAGGATCTAGCCTCTTTCTCACCCAAACACCCATGAATTCTTCCTAACATCTTACTAGACTCTAAAAGGTCTGAAACGTGGCTGGGTTCGAGCCCATGTACAGCCGAATCATCCCTACGTCGATCAAACCCATTATCGAACTAATAAACAAGAACCGAGACCACCCTTACAAAATACTGTGATGACCTCGTTTCCATCCTACCACTCCACTCCCTACGGTGATAACAGCCTTCAAACACAACCTAGTAACCTACAGCAGAGCCCTTGCACAAACTGAAGGAAAAACGTGAGTGGCAAACCAAAAGAATGCAAGAAACATTTGAGAAATCGTAAACCATGTGCACTCACGTTTGGATCGGAAGTTTCACAGACAAATATACATATGACAGCAAGTATATAGCGTGTATGATGCGTAAAAGGATGGTACGATGCGTGCCTTATGATGTGCAAACGCAAGACGGTTGAAGAATGAAGCAACAATGCAACGCCGAATGATCTTCTTGGAAGAAAGGAGATGACCGAAGCTTTCAGCTGGAATATGATGAAACCGAGAGGATTTTGAATGGAAAAGGGGTGAGTGTCGGCTATGGGGGGTTACGGGAGGTTAAGGGGTGATTAGGTGTAATGATATactaattaaaaatgttaatggACTATCATCTTgacaattaaagattcaaaagAATATTTAAGTCCGATGGGCTTAAAAGTTGGCTCAGTTAAATTCAAACACgatttcgaaaaatatttcgtgttggtaagttccttgaaaatattagccgaaacCTTAAAAAAATGTtccgatttgataaaattagCGTGccgataaaaattaaaatcatgcggttaaaaatacccaaaaatacacatttttaaaaaatccacttaaaaacaccttatattaatttataaaaataaatcgtgtaataaaataattttcctgaaaattcttcgGTCTTCGTTTCTCGTTCGAGTATGAAAcgcacctagaaaccctaatgcgtgaacttataaaatttatggaataaattctaccatgcatgaattatacataaaatgtataaaaataattaaacacatgataatgaaataaacatacattaaatgctttaaaggaattaaataaaataccaaagaaatttaataatctgcatgcatgtggttcacgtggaccttcaaattttcgggacgttacagaaAGAATAACAATATACAGACTATTATAAAATACAATGAATTAATACATTGTTATATCCTAGCACTTAAATATCCTCAATGATTCGATACAATTGTTTGTAAAGTGTGCTCGACCGATTGAGTATTAGTTCAGATATTTGGAAGTTTGAATACTCGAGTCTCTGTAATATTCGTAGAGTTTTACTAAACTGAATCTTTTCTCTATATATAGATTctgaaaaaaaatatgttcCTAAAAGAAAGTGTGTCTGTTAGCTTGTTTTTTGTTTATGTCAATATTTTCTGACAATCATACACCGCTGCAGACAGTTTTGTGCGAAAATGCTTACTCAATCATCAGTTTAGTCTTCTGATATAAACTGATTCTGATGTAAACTATTGTACTTGAAACTGAACGAGGAAAATTGATAGGCTGCTAAGAAATATTCAGTTGGATCCAAATTAGTTTTGTTCGAGTAATCCACTTTAGCTTAAatcaattttagctttatttGTTAACACagaacataaaaattcttatttcAACACCTATTGAATTGTTATTGTATGATGGTTGATTCGTTTggtagtttgaaatatttattatcGACTTCAAATACAATGTAACGCTCTGTGATGGAGAGAATTAATTAAAAGTGATAATTATATCAATAAATCTAAACAAATactcaaaattatatatcagaTTTAACATCATGTTACATGTATAAAATATTAAGTTTATTTTAACTTTTTGAATATAAGTTGGATTTATTTATAttgtatatacatacatatatatcgactcaaaattatatattaaatttatatcaAGTACCCTTTCTCAGTTTCTTTCTGTTCAGTTTTCTTGTCAGTTCTCAGCCCCACTCCTCCAACAACTTATCAAGCCAAATTATAAATTGTCCACACAGCGTGCCCAAACATCAGacaatttaatcataaaaataaaaaaaatgttaaacataaaaatttacggtaaaaaatataaatttcaaattcacaaaatatattagactacatatttttataaaattttctccactcaattgtgttcttcttcacaaattgagatatctatttatagaatttttttgaaaataatccaaaaataaatacatgattacatacatcatcacacactaattttcaatatttacaactcttattttcaacattcaataatattcaaatctttattttcaagagaaaacaatttttttaatatataatacactagtttgaaatataataaatgacaaataaGTTGAAAAGAATTGAAACAAAGTATACaatgctaatttaaaaattgtacGCTGGCTTTTAAACATTCCTGTATAAAAAGCGATTGCACCAAAATGgaaaaattgcaatttttatTCTATacataatgtttttttttccaaatgtcgtgatatttcaattttaatatgacatcttaatattttttaaaaaaattataattttagtatttttcatCAAATATAACACTAATGAAAAATGAATAAATTAccaaagatttaaaaataaaatattaatactgaaatttgacaacatatataattgaaatcataaaaaaataattattctaaaaaaatgtaattttcctGATTTATTTCCAACTCTACCCTATGTGAAAGGCTGTGTAGCAAGCACACACTTTTTCACAATGACACACATATTTGGTTTAGAACGTTCTTAATGATTGCATAACTCATAAACAACACTTTCTTATTACACGAAAGTACGTAAATTATTGCTTGCTGTTTACTGTTTACAATACTTGTTTGAAAcacttttcttgccaaaacaAAGGCATCATGGTTGTTAACGTAAAATAACACAATGTTCGCAAGATTCACCGACAAAGGCCTAcgaaatatatttaattaaaatgcaTAGTACCTCGAACTATCAGTCATGGATCAATTTCTAAGCACATGTTCTTCAATCAAACGAGGCTTGGCTTTGTACAAGCGGACACAAGAGAATAAAAAAAGAACACTCTTTGAACAAGTTTCCACAGAAAGGAGCTAAAAATTTAGCCTTCCTTTTGAAATCCCATTAAGGTTAatgttgaaaatatttccaTAAATTTCGTGTAAATGCTAATCAAACATAATCATAAGTTAACCATTAAAAAAACAGAATCGTTTGAGAGATTGTGACAAAGAAATAACATGAGTATTGAAGCATGCAGCAAATATGATATCATAGATTCAGGTCTGCATGTTTTTGTCGTAAAAAAATGACTTCATATATTACTTGCACAGTTGCACTTACATACTTCGAAGACGGAACAGTGAAGTACGGAAATCCTAATTGGAGCTACCACGTATTACCATCATATGGTTGGAAAATCTGCCTCTCACAAGTCATATCTCACATTCCATTTTCCGTTCCAATACGCATTAAAGGTCCAATTATTTTCTCTAATCTGCAAGTATGGAATCTGAGAAACAGACCAAATCAGACAAGAAATGCAAATAGATAACAATTTCAAGAGCTGAAAGTAAATATGCATAGATTATATCTTCAGTTCTTGGCAACGAAGAAAGCAAATTCCTCATTTGCCCATGACAAAAATCCAAAACATACTCCATTAACTTATACAAATTAAGCTTCCCAAAGTATCATTATATGAAGTCATGTGATCTAAACTCAGAGTTTACCATCACTATTGATGGGAAAATGTTCTATCAACGGTCAACTTTCCACTCATCTAAAGCTTTCACGTTACTTGGAATAGAAATAATACATAAGAGGGTGGGATCAATCAGTATATCTAACTAAACAAGAAATAATGAGCATTTAAGAGCAATATGATTAGATACCCCAAGTTGTTATTTTGATTTTCACGTATAGTTTGCCATTAATTGAAAAATTAGTAATGCCTCAGAGAACTTGAAAGAGGTATAGGTACCCAGAAATCATATTGCAAGTATCGAAGGTGGAAAATATTGACTTTTAAATGCTCATTTTTTCGGGAGATTATTATTGTGGGGGCATGGGGAGCAGGCTGGGGGAAGTCAGATTTTCCTCAGGAATAATCGGCATCAACTAGATCAACCCCTCCAACCCCTCAAGCAATTTGTTTCCATCTATCCATCCCAGAAATCAGCGTCGCGAGAAGGCTCCCTCTCCCACCTGAATTCCTTGTTCCTAAGCAGTGTAATACTGGCAGAGAAGTGAGATGTCTGACTAGAATACAGAACCTCAGTTGCAAGCATAAAATTCAGAAAAGGCAGTCATTCGGACTAAGTTCTAAGTTAAAAGATTCAGTTTGCACCACTTCATCAAGAAATGGCATGTCGATTGGCTAGTGGACTTTAATGTAAATCCAAACATACCCTGTCAACAGCATCACATCCAAACTTGAGCCGCAAATCTTGGTCTTTTCTAATGTTGAAGATATTCCAACAAAATTCAGCTGCTCCACCGGAATTTATCTGTTTGAAAATTATGTTCCATCATGGCATCACACAAGACAATGAAGAGGGTCCAATCAcaacaattaaataattgtaATACCCTGTACCATATCACGACTGACCTCTCTAAACTCCTCGTCAGCATCACATCGAGCCTTCATGTTGAGGGTCAGTAACCCATTGGCGGTTACAGGATATTCCTTCTTTCCACGCACGTTAAAGTGTAGCTTCTTACTCCTATTGTAATAAACTCCCACACCAAGGCTGACTGATAACTACACAAGTCACCGAATATGTCAATAGACCATTCTTCCACCAGAAAACATTCAATACCACTTCTCCACTTCATTTCCAGTGTTCTTAAGAAATGAAGGAGTGGTTACCGCTTATTCAAATCACACGAAAAAGAAGAAGACGTACATCAGGAAAGAAATGTCTAATCATTGCACTTAGGTAAGTAGGAGCTCCAATCCTCGTGTCTAGCTCCCCATTAAGCTTTCAATATGAAAGCCCGTCCATGCATTGAAAGTTCAAATAACGTCAGCGGAGAATAAATCAATCCAAGAAGAATGTAACCAAATATGCAAACCAAGAAATAGAAAATTTGATGCTTAAAGATGAGAATTTCCCAATCACTAAATTCAGCAGCATAACATATAGTACTTTAACACAAATGAAAGCTGAAATTATTCTGACATCATAGTCTCACTCAATCAGAAATAAATCGAGAAAATCAAACATAAACTAAATAAAAGCAtccaaaaaaggaaaagaattGGATAATACTTGGCAGAAAGTGTTGGAGGCGACGGGGAACTTTTCCTTGGCGTAGAATCTGAGTGATTTGGAATCTCCGCCATACCTAAGCGACGTCTCCATCTTCTCACTTATCCAAATCCTCCGTTCTGCCAATGAATTGGGACTGGAAACCCTAAGATTGCATTTGGGGGGCGGAAATCCATGGATTTTGGTTTTAATCCAACAAtggacaaaattttaaattattttattatttatttatatattaatcatataaaatacaatgaattttaaatttcattattatTTGTATCGTAATGTTCAAATCCATctcattaatataaaaatataaataataaatttaaaatttattattttacttATTTACATTTACAAAAATACATtcgaatatatttgaaatttaatgaTCTAAATAGAACCTAAAACGCATATAGTAGAGGTTCAACTTCATTAGCATGGTTTCAAGTTATGCTACCCACATGTAGGTTTAAGTTTATATTATGGGCAAGTTTGCATTCAGTACCCTTTTGTAACTTATCTTTACTTCCACTCTCCATTTCCTAAAATACCCTCAatcttatttttaaataattgattttctTTTTATAGTTAAAGACCCATCATACTTCCGTAAAATAAATTCAATCTTTTACCTTTTTGACCGGAGTGCCACCGGGTAATATCCACCGTGTTTTACAGGCTGCTCATCACAACCTAACCACGCAGTCGCAACAGATGGTTACTGACGCAGATTCCTTCAGTAGCACTTGGTACAACCCTAATTCGTTTCCTACTTTAGGGCgtacaataaaagataaaattttgaaaataatacatgagaggggctGGAGCAAAGGTTTTTTCTTTATTCAAACACAAACAtttattattacatagtaacctcATGTAGAGGtggagaaacttgtttagctactaatAGTAGCTGAACTTACAGAACACATAAACttgaaagaaaaatattacAACTTATTGTTGAAAGAAATTGAGGAAATGTTCGATGATCCCAACTTCCTTCTTCCTGCCTTATTTATAGAAGGCTTCTTCGGATTTGAAACTCGGATTTCAAATCTTGATAAACCTTTACAGCTTGCCTCTGGGCCACTTTCTGTAGTAGTTGAGTGGTCCCTCTTCTTGTCTTCTTCTAGATTGTTAATCTAGCAATCACTTGTTCTTCTCCTTTAATCTGCTGGCATACCCAGTATATATGAGTTTGTAACAGATCCGTTGAAATCTCGTTTCCTGATTCTTTGAAATGTTGGACTAGCCATCTAAGAGGTTCCACCTTATTTCTGTATTTCTTGATTCTTCTTTTCGAaacttttaaatatgtaaaataaatttttaagtttCGTTCTGGTGTAATTTACTAGTTCTCCTTTgttcttatttatagatgtaaTTGGGTCCAgtttccttgtttgttattggattttattttgaaagataGGGTATCTAATTTTCCTTTGTCCTTTACCATCGATTATTGGTGGTCCTTGCATTCCACACACATAGTGATCCTTCTTTTTATTAGTGAGATTATCACATGTCCATTTTAGCTTTGTCGGAGAATCTTTATGAAACATACAGTACTTTTTAATGATTTtcaaatttgcggaaaaataaaaattttcttacataagaaataaactctcgaatttagatttaaaataaaatgttcatccaaaaataattgaaataaaaagatCGTAAATAAAGTTTGttaaaaacacttgtttaaacatcgtaacccaaaacatgaaatcagagtagttgaagcTTTTCATAaactaaaaacatgggcggtcctcgggtttagcctcgcGCTCAGTctaagccagctcactggtccgcaccccttgtctcctcaaagtcatcctcacctgcatcgatcaagtttagtgagtctaaagactcaacatgtataaactggatataacaagtactacataataaaatcacatgcatatttaaagtagagcgtacatatttgaaacttgaacgtaatagcataaacatacttggaACTTGAACATGAGcgtaaaagcttgaacttacatacataacatagacgtgccataatgtgaaacttttctgaaacatgcttgcaacaaacatacttgaacatatatgaatttcatcattttgcgtagagatatgtttcaaagcaagtgacccatacataaaacgcctgatcagactataccacagtactgggctgacagggaagatccactgccacataaatgagatccccgttcatgctttaacgggtggattggtccttggtcatgctttacatctttccaatcctgatctaaacccggtcattctttaccggggtggattggtccctggtcatgctttaccgctttccaatctcatacataatttgatcacaagacatttagcatacctaaaaaacttaaaaatattttcttttgcacgtcgaacatacttacatggcgtttgagggattcgttggatctcgcttggggccactgctgcacatactaacatgagtccAAACCcttaactttcatagcttagacgtaggtactcgtgctcactaccgaagtaattaaatagcttatgacatccTAGATCACTCGGAactcgacctcgtttaatcatcgtactaacccatgacatcgaaccccgaacaatctcaaaacaatgatgtgtgaacatttcccaacaataaaagacatgaaccccctattgaacttgaaaagaagtGGAAACCAAACATTTTTCCAGCtggggccgcgctcgggcggtaacataTTAACGCTCGAGCGCTAGGTCTTCTGGAAACCTACGCTCGGACAGAAaaagtggcgctcgggcggtaaaacattaccgctcgggcgccgagtgcACTGTACTCCGTGACTTAGAAGCTTAATTTCTCCAAATTCGATTATACAGGCAGTGAACAacgcctcgagactcatcctaggatactATGGCACTGACTTGACTCCACAAAACGTCCCAACGTCTCCAAAACGAGGCATCATAAGCAACGCAAAAAATCCGTGAACACGACACTTGGAGCTAAAaccattcctacgacttctaattcgaCCAAGTGCTATAATGACACAAAacgaaacaccaacaatcatcccaacatcattctcaatatacctaaacgcagtAGCGATCACCCaacgatccccaacaaagcctgcaacaataaaacttcaagaacacatcaagaacatattttcagaaaatgcagtttgagctgtcctacgaaaacgatcataactcactcatttcttatccaaatatttcgattttactgtcaaatcgaaggtatcaaaaatttatatgttttatatgttgaaatttttccaaagagtcgaccaaaaagtcgcagtatttaaaatgacagcaaactttgagttttgagatccaaaaacgtttcaaaatagatccaaccatttttgctcaaacgtttgcataacattcacatgtttttcatacaataaacatcaaaatcaataatatgacaagatcgatgcgaaaACGAAAAGAATATGCATGcattttgatgatttgaaataccgaaacgacgatatcgAGGCGGGAACGGCGCGAGAATTGATCCGGGACAAACATGGGACGATTTTCATTGAAGAAAAGTAACAAATCTCGCTGGAAAATGTACAGAGGATGGGGCGGCTGCACTCTTGCTaggagaaccctaggttttgctctcaaaaatatgaatgaaatgtgtatgtgtgtgttgtgtgttaaAACGTGTGTGTGAAAGTGTGTGCGTGCGTGTGTTTAGTTAAATTAGGGGaataaatattgcttaattaataattaacaactaattaaaatactaaccttcatctaactttaaataacatctcttaatttaaaataaaatgtacaagtgacaaatctttaaaactttaaaatcataaaatcacctaataattaaattaggcttctaaaatgctaaaaattaaataaatcttttaaaatgccccaaacccaacttaaaataaaataacatgttttaaaacttgccagaatcgtcgccggtctcttttcctcgatcccgcatcgaataatcatctgaaacatgaaactcgaaaaaacctttgacgtgcatcacataaacataaataatttataataatacatttaaatgaatcat encodes:
- the LOC142547357 gene encoding outer envelope pore protein 21B, chloroplastic-like — its product is METSLRYGGDSKSLRFYAKEKFPVASNTFCQLNGELDTRIGAPTYLSAMIRHFFPDLSVSLGVGVYYNRSKKLHFNVRGKKEYPVTANGLLTLNMKARCDADEEFREINSGGAAEFCWNIFNIRKDQDLRLKFGCDAVDRIPYLQIRENNWTFNAYWNGKWNVRYDL